The DNA segment TTACGGAATTTACAAGAACAACTGGATAAGGAGGTAAGCGAAATGGCATTAGTGTATGATATAGAACGTGACATGAGATACATGCAAGGGATAGAGAAAGGAAGAGAAGAGGGGATAGAGAAAGGGATAGAGAAAGGGATAGAGAAGGGGATAGAGAAAGGGATAGAGAAGGGAAGAGAAGAGGGACTGATTAGGGGCCTTCAGGAAGGAATTCAGTTGGCAATTGAACTCAAATTCGGCATTGAAGGGGCGTCTCTGATAAATATGATAAATCACATTGACAATTTAAGGCAGTTGGAGTACATTAAAGATAATATTAAAAAAGTATCTTCTCCGGAGGAGTTGAGAAATATGCCGGGACTCCAAAGTTAGCTTGTTATGTACAATCAATTTACTTATATCGCCGGTAATCCCATGAAACTATATTATTCAAAAGAGGCTGATGCTTAAGGCTTGCCATAGTATAAGGGAGCACATACTGAGGGCGTCTTTTGAGAGTGGCCAGGGGCACATTCCGTCATGCTTTTCAATAGTGGAAATTCTCTATGCACTCTATAGTGTTATGAACCACAGACCTGAAAATCCGCACTGGGAAAATCGTGATATTTTTATTTTAAGCAAGGGCCACGGCTCTTTGGGCTATTACTGTGTGCTTGCGGACTTTGGGTATTTTGACATAAAAGATGTATATAGCTTTGGGGCATATAAGTCAGCGTTTGGCTGTCATGCCGACAGGTTGAAAATTCCCGGGGTTGAGGCCTCAACCGGCTCTCTGGGTCATGGGATAGGGTTAGGGGTCGGCATGGCACTTGCCATGAAGATAAAAAAAGAAAACAGACAGGTGTATGTTTTAGTGGGCGACGGCGAGGCAAATGAAGGGAGCGTCTGGGAGGCCGTGCTGGTGGCCGTAAGTTTGAACCTCAGCAATTTTACCATACTTTATGACAACAACATGTCGCACCAGAGGGGGCTTCAGATACATAATCCCCACAAGCATTTTGAGGGCTTTGGCTGTGACACATACCAGGTGGCCGGCCATGATGTGGAAGAGCTTAAAAAACACGTTGCCATAAAAAGCGGCACTGTTAAAGTGATAGTGGCAGAGACGGTAAAAGGTTACGGCTGTAAGACCTTTACCGGCAACCACTATGCATGGCACAGAAGATCCCCAAATGAACAGGAACTACAGCAGCTCCTGAAGGAGTTACATGCGGCTTCAGTTTAAAGACACTCTTAAGCAGCTGGCGGAGGTAAATGACAAAATTGTTCTTATCCTTGGCGATGTCAGCGTGTATCTCTTTAATGATTTTAAAGAGAAATACCCTGAGAGATTCTATAATCTTGGAATTTGTGAAAACACAATAATAAGCGCAGCGGCGGGCTTAAGCTCACAGGGGTTTCTTCCCTTTGTACACACCATTACCCCCTTTATAACCGAGCGAAGTTACGAGCAGATAAAAATAGATATGTGTTACAACAATTTTGGCTGCAATATACTTTCCTGGGGAGCTTCCTTTGATTACGCATGGGACGGCCCCTCACACCACTGCTACACGGACGTGGCCATCTTAAGGCTGCTGCCCGGTATTGAGGTAATTGTCCCCGGCAGCAATAAAGAGGTCGCCACACTGCTGCAAAGCCAATACGACAACGGTAAGACCACCTACTTTCGCCTCTCAAACAACATGCACGGCGTAGATAACTTTTCCGTGGAGTTTGGTAAGGGGGTTGTGGTAAGAGACAAGGGTTCAAAGTTTACGGTTATGACGGCCGGTCCGATTTTAAAAAACGTATTGGAAGCCGCCCAGGGGCTTGATGTAAATATCGTGTATTTCCACACAATTAAACCAATAGATACAGACCTCATTAAGGAGTTTAAACATACCGGCATACTGGTAATAAGCGACGCTTTCGGGCTTTATGAGGCAATCTGTGAGGTACCACAGCTCCGTGTGACAAACTACGGGCTGCCGGAGAGGTTCTGTTGCTGTTACGGCACCATTAAAGATATGCAGCAGGAGTTTGGCCTCGATGCCCGCTCAATACGAAAAGCGATAGAAACATGTTTTACTGCAACAAGTTAGTGCTTGTAACGGGCGGGACCGGTCTTGTAGGACAACACATGTCAGAGGAGCTGCTTAAACACGGAGCCCGTGTGCGTATCCCCATTCACAACCGCCCGCTTCAGATTAAACACAAAAATATAGAAACAGTTTCCGCCGACCTGATAAAAATACAAGACTGTTTAAGAGCGGTTGAGGGGGTGGATTATGTGGTCCATGCCGCAGGGGCCACGGCGGGAGCTGGAGTCTCCGCCCTTGAGCTTATGCCGCTTTTGCTTACCAATTCCGTGTTAACATCCAACGTGCTTGAGGCCTCGTGGCGCTTAAAGGTGCAAAGGGTACTTATTTTCAGCAGCAGCACGTGCTATCCCGCTTTTGAACATCCGGTAAAGGAAAGTGAAATGTGGGACGCCCAGCCGCACCCATCTTATATGGGCTACGGCTGGCAGCGCAGATATATGGAAAAACTCGCCGAGTATGTCCACAACAACTCAGACACTCAAATTGCCATTGTGCGCCCTACCGCTGTTTTTGGCAGATGGGATAATTTCTCACTCAAAGCCGGGCACGTTATCCCCTCTTTGATTCGCAGAGCACTGGATAAGGAAAACCCTTTTGTTGTATGGGGCAGTGGTAAGGAGTGCCGCGACTTTCTACATATTACCGACTTTGCACGCGGCTCCCTGGCTGTGCTTGAAAAACACCCGCTATGTGACCCTGTAAATATCGGCTGCGGAGAGAGTGTTACCATTGAGAACCTCCTCCGGATTATCATAGACGCCTGCGGACACTCCGCCGCCGAAATTGTATTTGACTCATCAAAACCCACT comes from the Nitrospirae bacterium YQR-1 genome and includes:
- a CDS encoding NAD-dependent epimerase/dehydratase family protein encodes the protein MFYCNKLVLVTGGTGLVGQHMSEELLKHGARVRIPIHNRPLQIKHKNIETVSADLIKIQDCLRAVEGVDYVVHAAGATAGAGVSALELMPLLLTNSVLTSNVLEASWRLKVQRVLIFSSSTCYPAFEHPVKESEMWDAQPHPSYMGYGWQRRYMEKLAEYVHNNSDTQIAIVRPTAVFGRWDNFSLKAGHVIPSLIRRALDKENPFVVWGSGKECRDFLHITDFARGSLAVLEKHPLCDPVNIGCGESVTIENLLRIIIDACGHSAAEIVFDSSKPTKIPYRAVSIEKAQSLLGFKPLITLDEGVKDTVEWYLSHKSLIL
- a CDS encoding transketolase, producing the protein MLKACHSIREHILRASFESGQGHIPSCFSIVEILYALYSVMNHRPENPHWENRDIFILSKGHGSLGYYCVLADFGYFDIKDVYSFGAYKSAFGCHADRLKIPGVEASTGSLGHGIGLGVGMALAMKIKKENRQVYVLVGDGEANEGSVWEAVLVAVSLNLSNFTILYDNNMSHQRGLQIHNPHKHFEGFGCDTYQVAGHDVEELKKHVAIKSGTVKVIVAETVKGYGCKTFTGNHYAWHRRSPNEQELQQLLKELHAASV